The Dioscorea cayenensis subsp. rotundata cultivar TDr96_F1 chromosome 7, TDr96_F1_v2_PseudoChromosome.rev07_lg8_w22 25.fasta, whole genome shotgun sequence genome includes a region encoding these proteins:
- the LOC120264725 gene encoding extensin-2-like, producing MYWKRVELLDFPYKPLPPPPPPPPSSSSECPPPPSPPSSGYYYSSPPPPSSSGSGTISYASPPPPYGGGGGGGGGGYYKAPPPPNPILPYFPYYFYNPPPPPSKYVSLSLAHRAIPVSLIALFFSSGSWPGASRDQGYRVSGFSDLGSGSG from the coding sequence CCTCTGCCGCCGccgccaccgccgccgccgAGCTCAAGCTCTGAATGCCCGCCGCCGCCTTCGCCACCGAGCTCCGGTTACTACTACTCATCGCCACCGCCTCCATCATCATCCGGCTCGGGGACCATCTCTTACGCTTCACCGCCACCACCCTATGGCGgcggcggtggtggtggtggtggagggtACTATAAGGCGCCGCCGCCGCCGAACCCTATACTACCGTACTTCCCGTACTACTTCTACAACCCCCCGCCGCCGCCGTCGAAGTACGTTTCCCTTTCGCTTGCTCACCGTGCGATTCCCGTTTCCCTTATCGCCCTCTTCTTCTCGTCGGGCTCTTGGCCTGGTGCGTCTCGTGATCAGGGTTATCGGGTTTCGGGTTTTTCGGATCTGGGATCCGGATCCGGTTAa